TGGCACGATAAAGAGCGATTTTCTCGCCACTGGCTTGTTCCAGAGCTTCACGTGTCGCATAAAGACGTTTCCACCAGGTGGGAAATTTCTGCCGGGCTTGTTGCCGGAGGCATGCCGTTTCCAACGCCGCCTTGGCTAAATCCGGCCGATAGCGCTTCTGTAGTGTCGCTAAACACCGGAGGAGGGACAACCGCGTCGGTTCCAGTGCTTCGGCGTCCGCAAGAGCAGCTTGACCCTCAGTTTGCAGCAGCGCCTGAAATGTCTTCAGGTCCATTATGAATACACCAGCCGATTTCCATTATGCCTCCTCAAGGGGAGAACCTGTCGTCCTCGGTCATTCCCCAAAGGTACGGTAAAGGGCTTCGTCCTAGCTCGTGATCCGGGGAACACAATAGGAGTAGTTTTTGGGCCGGTATGTCCCATCCCCCCTCGTCAGCGGCCTAGCCGTTTCTAACCTATGATCATATCCCTGAACCACGCGATGAAGGAGCCGAGTGTCGATTCCCCCTCCCAGTGAAACGTAACGGAAACGCGTGATCGTATATTTCAACTAGCTAGAAAGGAGCAGCTATGGGTAATCCCGCAGGTGTACGACGCAAGCAGCGGTTGAAGCGAAGGAAGCGGTACGAGCAACGACTAGGTCCTGGTGCCTATCTCCCCAAGGCACTCCGGGAGAAATGGCAGCAAGAACATAAGTCCGACCCACCACCCTCGGATCGCACACCGGAAGCCAAATGATTCTGGAATACGATGCCAATCCGTCTGCGGGGCGAGCTAGATTTGGTCTTCGATTTCTAACTTCAAGACACGGAAAACCCGGTGAAACCAGGAAAAAGCCCCGAAAAAAGCCTGGAAGGGTCACGGCAGCTCGTAAGGTTCCTCTGGGACTGCTATAGCCAGGTGGGCTGGGCATCCAAGTCTAACGGGGCAAACAATTTTTGTTTCCAGAGTTCCACGGCTCCAGCGGCCATAGCGGCATTGTCGGTACAAAGATGCCGGGGTGGGACAAACAACTCCACTCCTTCCCGCGCACACATCGCCTCTAGGGCCTGGCGGAAAGCCTGATTGGCGGCCACACCTCCCCCAACTGCCAAGCGGCGTTGACCCGTTTGGCGCAGGGCCTGCTTGGCTTTGAGAACTAAGACGTCAATCACCGCTTTCTGGAAGCTAGCCGCCAAATTGGCCCGTTTGGGACCGGGAGGCGGAGGGTCCATGCGGCGGGCATTCTGGCCAAAGCAGGCATACAAGACAGCAGTCTTCAGCCCGCTGAAACTGAATGCTAAACGCCCGTCGTCAGCAAAGGCCCGTGGGAAATCGTAGGCTGTCGGATCACCTAGAGCCGCTTCACGCTCGACGGCAGGTCCACCAGGAAACCCCAGTCCCAACAGAGCAGCGACTTTGTCGAAGGCCTCACCAGCAGCGTCGTCCCGTGTCCCTCCCAGAACCTTCATTTCCTGGGCACTGTTGCAGTGCAGGAGTACCGTATGCCCACCGCTAACCACCAGACCCACACAGGGGAAAATGTCCCGCCCTGCTGCCAAGCGACAGGCGAAAACATGACTGACCACATGATTCACCGCCAATAAAGGGATATGCAAAACTGCCGCAAGCATCTTGGCGGCTGCCACTCCCACCAGCAATGAACCGACCAAACCTGGTGTATGGTGGACAGCCACAGCGGAAAGGTCTTTCAGAGTGATGCCGGCTTCTGTCAAAGCAGAGTCCACTACGGGTAGCAACTGACGCAAGTGGGCGCGAGCTGCTATCTCCGGGACCACCCCCGTGAAGGGCGCATGCCAGCGGGTCTGAGAGGCGACGACGTTGGAGCGCACTTCATATTGATCCGTAAATACCGCTGCCGCCGTCTCATCACAACTTGTTTCGATAGCCAGGAAAAATGCCATACGACTGGATTGAGCCTCTCCTCTCCTTCTCAATAGCCAATGTCTCCGCGGTCCTTTCCCGATGCACCTCGGAGTCAAAAGCATTATAGGAGGCAACCCCGCGTGCTCCGAACCAGGAACTGCCGAACTGACTTGAGGATTCTCTTGATGTGCCAGGATCGAAAATAGGGAGAAGACAGGAAGCCCTGCCGCATCGACCTGTAACAGATTGTGTCATGGGATCCGGACTATTTGATGGGCACTTCCCGACTGACAGCTTCGGCTTTACGAGACAACTCCTGCCAGCGCTCCCAATGGTCATCCAGACCCAAGCGCTCCAAATAATCAATATGGGGTCGTTCTCCTTCCCGTTCGCTTAAGAGCGCTTCGGCGGCATGGACCGTTGTAAGCGGTGACACGGTCGTTCCCGGACACTGTTCCGGGATGTGATGCCAAGCGACGGCCTCGACGAGAGGATCCGGGAGTCCCCACAAGCCAAGCAAGTACGCACCGACTTCCGCATGAGTCGCCCCGAAGACCTGGTGTTCCGCCTTAGCCAGTGACATATTCTCGCGGCGCACGAGGTGGAAAACCTCGCGGTAGGTTTCCGGCAACTGACTGGCTAACAGCAACTGGCCAATGTCGTGGAACAAACCTGCCAACGTCGAATCTCGCGTATTCCGTTCATCCAAGCGCTCATGTTGGGCGATCCGGCCCGCAAGTGTGGCCACGGATTGGCTGTGTTCCCAAAGCTGATCGATGCAAAACGGTTTGAGCTGAGCCGGGCTGTAGCGCGAGAACAGATCGGCTGCCAAGACCAAGGTGCGTGTCAATTCCCCGCCTAGAACGCGGACAGCCTGAGCCGGCGTAGTGGCCGGCCGGCGTAAGCCGATCAAGGCGGAGTTGGCTACTTGAAGCAGTTTCGCTGCAATTCCTGGGTCCTGGGAAACCAACTCCCCCACTTTGGCCAGGGAGTAGTCCGGTTTCATCAACTCATCCGCGATCCGGCTGTACAAAGTGGACAGCGTCGGTATCTGACCGAGCCGCCCTACGACCGTCATAACAGAAGGGCTGCGTAGAAGCTCTCGCAGGGATTGTGTCCGCTGGAGGGTGGCATACAATTCCGCAGGATCACAGGGTTTGGATAAAATTCTCTGAACTAAGGGAAGGACGCGGAGTAAGAGGTCCTGATCGCCAGGACCAGCCAAGACGATACGAACCGTTTGAGGGGTTTGCTGCCGCGCCTGGAGCAACAATTCCTGACAAAATCCGGCTGCTAAGCGTACATCCGCCATGATGATGGCATAAGGGCCATCTTCCAGTTGCCGGAGGGCTTCCGGACCGCCACGGCTGTAATGAGGCCGCCATTCCTCCTCCAATGGTTCCATCAACTGTCGCAAAAAGCGGTGCAGATGGGGATCATCCGCCACAAACAGAATCCGGCGGGAGGAAGACCGGCTATCTTCAATCACGGGTGGGACGTCCATATTTCCGGCACTGGAGGAGATTGTTGCCTGTTGCGGTTCCGCTACTCTCCGGACGCTCTTAGCGGAATCATAGTTTAGCTTAGCACTGCGCCAACCGTAATTTCGACCTCGTTTCCTAGGACTGTTATCATCTGCTGACCCACCTTCTTCCATTATCGGGCATAATCCCTACAGCATGCCTGCTCATTTCGTCCTGATCGTCATTTTTCACTTTTGCCCGATTCTCGCCCCGTACCCCATTCCCCCTTTCCCCAATTCCAGGAACCAACGTCCCCAGGGCTAACGACAACGGAAAACAGGACGCCCCATGGCACTTGTAACGCGCACTCATACAAGGAGCAGTCGCGAGAGGAGGCCGCGGTTGGGTATTGGAGCAGAATAAAATACATTATGCGGGAAGACTATATGTCAAACTCTCCCACGTGTCTTCCAAGCTTCCATCGCCAGGATAGCAGGCTCTGCCTAAGATTTCGGTGTGGCATTTTCGTATTCCGCAAGGGGAGAGCATGATCGGACCGATCCGTACCTATACCGTCCTACCCAAGTTACCTGAACGCCTCCGTCCGTTGCAGACTCTGGCTTACAACATGTGGTGGTCCTGGAATGCCGATGCCGTGGCGTTATTTCGCCGCATCAATCCCGATCTATTTGAGGCCTTGGACCACAGCCCTATCCGATTGCTCGGAGCAACCCCTCAGTCACGTCTGGAGGAATTAGCCGCTGATGATGCCTTTCTGGCCCACATGGACCGTGTGGCCAGTGCCCTGGAACACTACTTGAATGCTCCGACCTGGTATTCGGCCAATTTTCCTCAGGATCGGACGCTGTGGGTGGCCTACTTCTCAGCAGAATTCGGCATCCACGAGAGTATTCCCGTCTATTCCGGCGGTTTGGGCGTGTTGGCGGGTGATCACCTCAAAAGCGCCAGCGACCTGGGTATCCCCCTCTGTGGCGTGAGCTTGATGTATCGAGAAGGGTACTTCCGTCAATATCTCAACGCCGAAGGATGGCAGCAGGAGCGCTATCCGGAAAACGATTTCTTCACTTTGCCCCTGCTTCCCGTCCAGGATGAACAGGGAAAACCTCTTCTGGTGACCGTTCCTATCTCGAATCGGCAAGTGAAATTGCGCATCTGGCGAGTTCAGGTGGGACGAGTACCCCTTTATTTACTGGATGCCAACATTCCGGAGAATTCTGCGGAGGATCGGGCAATCACCGCTCAATTGTATGGCGGGGATCAACACATGCGCATTCAGCAGGAGATTGTGTTGGGCATCGGCGGCATTCGTGCCTTGCGAGCCATGGGCAAAATGCCGACCGTGTGCCATATGAACGAGGGGCACGCGGCCTTTACGGCCTTGGAACGCATTCGCATTCTTATGGAAGAGCAGCACGTAGACGTGGATACAGCTTGGGAAGCCGTCAAGGCGGGCAGTTGCTTCACGACCCATACACCGGTGCCCGCAGGTAATGATGTCTTTCCCCTAGATATGGTTGAGCACTACCTGGGGGATTACCTGCGGTCGATGGGCATGGACCGCCAGCGTTGGGCGGAGTTGGGACGGGTCCATCCCCAAAATGAGCAGGAACCATTCGGGATGACCGTGCTGGCCTTAAAGATGGCCAATGTAAGCAACGCGGTAAGCAAACTGCATGGTGTAGTGACCCGCAAGATGTGGAAGGATTTGTGGCCGGGATTGCCGCCCCAAGAGGTGCCCATCATCCACATCACCAACGGCGTTCATACCCAAAGCTGGCTTTCTCCGGAAATCGCCACCCTTTACGATCGTTATTTGGGCATCCAATGGGTGGAAAAACCGACGGATTTTGCCATCTGGCGGCGCGTCGAGCAGATTCCTGATGCGGAGCTGTGGCGCACGCACGAACGGGCGCGGGAACGGCTCGTCGCCTTTGCCCGCCAACGAGTCAAAGCCCAATTGAAACGCCGGGGGTCTCCTCCGAGCGAAATCGCCGCGGCAGATGAAGTCTTGGACCCTGACGCTTTGACGATCGGTTTCGCGCGGCGTTTTGCCACCTACAAGCGGGGCGATCTGGTTTTTCGCAATCCCGAACGCCTGGCTCAATTAGTCAATAACAAGGACAGGCCGGTGCAGTTCATTTTTTCTGGTAAAGCCCATCCTCGCGATCAGGGCGGCAAGGAGTTGATTCAACGGGTGGTCCACTTCTCCCGTCGGCCGGAGTTTCGCCGCCGCGTGGTCTTTATCGAAGATTATGACATGAATGTGGCCCGCCATCTCATCCAAGGTGTGGATGTGTGGTTGAACAATCCCCGCAGGCCCCTGGAAGCCTCTGGAACCAGCGGCATGAAAGCGGCCGCCAATGGCGGATTGAATCTGTCAATCCTCGACGGCTGGTGGTGCGAAGGGTACGATGGCGACAATGGCTGGGCTATTGGCGCGGGTGAAGAATATACGGACCTCACCTACCAGGATGAAGTTGAAAGCCGGGCGCTTTTGGAAATCATCGAAAATGACATTGTACCCGTCTTCTACCGCCGCGGCGCGGATGGCCTGCCCCGCGAGTGGATCCGGCGAATGAAACGGAGCATCCTAACATTGGTTCCTTTTTTCAACACCAATCGCATGGTGGAGGAGTACACGGAAAAGTGTTATCTCCCTAGCCATCGTCGTTCGTTGCAACTCACGGCTGACCAGGTGCAACAGGCCCGCGCCCTCGCCGAATGGCGCCGCCGTCTCCGCAAAGATTGGAACCAGATCCGCATCGTACACGTCGATGCCCCCACCCACGAAACCCTCCGGGTCGGAGCCGAGTTTCCCGTCAAAGTCCGGGTTCATCTCGGCCCTTTCCGACCCGATGATGTCGATGTCCAGCTTTACTATGGGGCTTTGGATGCCGTCGGGGAAATAGTCGATGCGCGAGTGGCGCCCCTTCAGCCTAATGGCGCCACAGCCGATGGAGATGTGCTATTTACGGGGAGCGTCCCCTGCTCCGCCAGCGGGCAATTCGGCTTCAGCGTTCGCGTCTTGCCCAAAAACCCCTTTCTGCCCCATAGCTACGAACCTGGGTTGGTGACCTGGGGTTAATACACTCAAAATTCACTCTCTGGCGATCCTCCAGCGTCTCTCGTTGGCATACGGGCCGACCACGACACGATAAGGTTCTCTGCATCTCGAACCTCAGTAAGTCGCTCGGCCGCCGCTGATGTCAAAGCAGAAGCCTGTGGTGAAGCTGCATTCGGGACTCACAGCAAAGTGCACCAGGGCAGCAACCTCTTCGGGCGTTCCCGGACGCCCTAACGGAATCTTCGATAGCATCATGTCGATCTGCGCCTGATCCAATTGTTCCAAGATGGGAGTGCGAATCACCGCTGGTGCGATGCTATTGACACAAATATCGCCCTTGCCGATCAGTTCCTTGGCCAAAGATTTCGTCAGTGCGATCACCGCGGCCTTGCTTGCCGAGTAAGGAGCCATCTTCGGGTTCCCTTCCTTGCCCGCAATACTGGCGATGTTGACAATGCGGCCGTAGCGCCGCTCGATCATTCCTGGCAATACCGCCTTGCAACACAAGACCAGGCCGATCACGTTGATGTTGAAAACATACTCCCAGTCTTCGCGGACACTTTCCCAAATGGGGACATCCCGTCCTTTACGGCTAGCCACGCCGGCGTTATTGACCAGGATAGATACTGGACCGGCTTTCTCCGCCACCTCTCGGAAGACTCGCTCGACATCCGCTTCGCGGGTCAAATCGCCGACCAGCGGCACGCCGCCAATGGCCTCCGCGACGGCATGGGCGTTATCTCGTTGAATGTCGAAGACTCCAACCTTGGCTCCCGCCGCGGCCAATCGCCGACAGATCGCTGCCCCGATCCCCTGACCGCCGCCGGTGACAACCGCCACCTGTCCATCCAAGCGATAAAACTCTCGGCTCATCTTTCCGCTCCGCCAGTCCACTTTCGGAACCTCTGCCACGCGAATCCGTGGCATGAGAAATAGGTTAAGAATCCTTCAGATGAACGGCCAACGCTGCGGAATACCGCCCACCCTCAGCATCTCCGCTCCTTCCACTTTCCGGTTCAGGCAGCTCGATGTAACCATTGGGATAAGATGCCGAACCTTGAAACCCCACACAAGACAGTTGGATCCACTCTGGTCACTCCGCCGGTGCTGGGTCAAAATGTATTGTCATAGTCTGTGTCGTGATGCCACAATACGTTTGGCGTCTAGGCCGTGGTATTATGACCATACTGGCCGGCAGACGCTGCTGTCGGCTGCTGTTTGAACTAGTAACCCCAACTCCTCACGGATAACAACGCTCCATGAAATCGGTACGCAGCGGTGACGGAGAACGGGCCTTAGCCGTCTTCATCGACTTTGAAAACCTGGGGCTGGGCTTCCAGAATCGCCGAGATCGTTTCGACATCCACAAAGTGCTGGAGCGGTTGGTGGAAAAGG
This Thermogemmata fonticola DNA region includes the following protein-coding sequences:
- the tsaD gene encoding tRNA (adenosine(37)-N6)-threonylcarbamoyltransferase complex transferase subunit TsaD — protein: MAFFLAIETSCDETAAAVFTDQYEVRSNVVASQTRWHAPFTGVVPEIAARAHLRQLLPVVDSALTEAGITLKDLSAVAVHHTPGLVGSLLVGVAAAKMLAAVLHIPLLAVNHVVSHVFACRLAAGRDIFPCVGLVVSGGHTVLLHCNSAQEMKVLGGTRDDAAGEAFDKVAALLGLGFPGGPAVEREAALGDPTAYDFPRAFADDGRLAFSFSGLKTAVLYACFGQNARRMDPPPPGPKRANLAASFQKAVIDVLVLKAKQALRQTGQRRLAVGGGVAANQAFRQALEAMCAREGVELFVPPRHLCTDNAAMAAGAVELWKQKLFAPLDLDAQPTWL
- a CDS encoding response regulator, coding for MDVPPVIEDSRSSSRRILFVADDPHLHRFLRQLMEPLEEEWRPHYSRGGPEALRQLEDGPYAIIMADVRLAAGFCQELLLQARQQTPQTVRIVLAGPGDQDLLLRVLPLVQRILSKPCDPAELYATLQRTQSLRELLRSPSVMTVVGRLGQIPTLSTLYSRIADELMKPDYSLAKVGELVSQDPGIAAKLLQVANSALIGLRRPATTPAQAVRVLGGELTRTLVLAADLFSRYSPAQLKPFCIDQLWEHSQSVATLAGRIAQHERLDERNTRDSTLAGLFHDIGQLLLASQLPETYREVFHLVRRENMSLAKAEHQVFGATHAEVGAYLLGLWGLPDPLVEAVAWHHIPEQCPGTTVSPLTTVHAAEALLSEREGERPHIDYLERLGLDDHWERWQELSRKAEAVSREVPIK
- the glgP gene encoding alpha-glucan family phosphorylase, coding for MIGPIRTYTVLPKLPERLRPLQTLAYNMWWSWNADAVALFRRINPDLFEALDHSPIRLLGATPQSRLEELAADDAFLAHMDRVASALEHYLNAPTWYSANFPQDRTLWVAYFSAEFGIHESIPVYSGGLGVLAGDHLKSASDLGIPLCGVSLMYREGYFRQYLNAEGWQQERYPENDFFTLPLLPVQDEQGKPLLVTVPISNRQVKLRIWRVQVGRVPLYLLDANIPENSAEDRAITAQLYGGDQHMRIQQEIVLGIGGIRALRAMGKMPTVCHMNEGHAAFTALERIRILMEEQHVDVDTAWEAVKAGSCFTTHTPVPAGNDVFPLDMVEHYLGDYLRSMGMDRQRWAELGRVHPQNEQEPFGMTVLALKMANVSNAVSKLHGVVTRKMWKDLWPGLPPQEVPIIHITNGVHTQSWLSPEIATLYDRYLGIQWVEKPTDFAIWRRVEQIPDAELWRTHERARERLVAFARQRVKAQLKRRGSPPSEIAAADEVLDPDALTIGFARRFATYKRGDLVFRNPERLAQLVNNKDRPVQFIFSGKAHPRDQGGKELIQRVVHFSRRPEFRRRVVFIEDYDMNVARHLIQGVDVWLNNPRRPLEASGTSGMKAAANGGLNLSILDGWWCEGYDGDNGWAIGAGEEYTDLTYQDEVESRALLEIIENDIVPVFYRRGADGLPREWIRRMKRSILTLVPFFNTNRMVEEYTEKCYLPSHRRSLQLTADQVQQARALAEWRRRLRKDWNQIRIVHVDAPTHETLRVGAEFPVKVRVHLGPFRPDDVDVQLYYGALDAVGEIVDARVAPLQPNGATADGDVLFTGSVPCSASGQFGFSVRVLPKNPFLPHSYEPGLVTWG
- a CDS encoding SDR family NAD(P)-dependent oxidoreductase — protein: MSREFYRLDGQVAVVTGGGQGIGAAICRRLAAAGAKVGVFDIQRDNAHAVAEAIGGVPLVGDLTREADVERVFREVAEKAGPVSILVNNAGVASRKGRDVPIWESVREDWEYVFNINVIGLVLCCKAVLPGMIERRYGRIVNIASIAGKEGNPKMAPYSASKAAVIALTKSLAKELIGKGDICVNSIAPAVIRTPILEQLDQAQIDMMLSKIPLGRPGTPEEVAALVHFAVSPECSFTTGFCFDISGGRATY